The proteins below are encoded in one region of Elgaria multicarinata webbii isolate HBS135686 ecotype San Diego chromosome 20, rElgMul1.1.pri, whole genome shotgun sequence:
- the GABRD gene encoding gamma-aminobutyric acid receptor subunit delta, which translates to MNDIGDYIGSNIEISWLPNLDDLMQGYARNFRPGIGGPPVNVALAIEVASIDHISEVNMEYTMTVFLHQSWRDDRLSYNHTNETLGLDSRFVDKLWLPDTFIVNAKSAWFHDVTVENKLIRLQPDGVILYSIRITSTVACDMDLTKYPMDEQECMLDLESYGYSSEDIVYHWSENQDQIHGLDKLQLAQFTITNYRFATEVMNFKSAGQFPRLSLHFHLRRNRGVYIIQSYVPSILLVAMSWVSFWISQSAVPARVSLGITTVLTMTTLMVSARSSLPRASAIKALDVYFWICYVFVFAALVEYAFAHFNADYMKKQKDKLKTSRQTGEVNVKNAIVMFSLSIAGVNQEFAVSNRHRRVPKNLPGAFGSVEVETGETKKQQETKSEKKSGLKSLFKPIDADTIDIYARAVFPAAFAAVNVIYWVAYTM; encoded by the exons ATGAATGACATTGGAGATTATATAGGGTCAAACATAGAAATATCTTGGTTACCCAATTTGGACGACTTGATGCAAGGGTATGCTCGGAATTTCAGGCCGGGCATTGGAG GTCCTCCTGTCAACGTTGCTCTAGCCATTGAAGTAGCCAGCATTGACCACATCTCAGAAGTCAATATG GAATATACAATGACAGTCTTCCTACACCAAAGCTGGCGGGATGACCGGCTATCCTATAACCACACTAATGAAACTCTGGGCTTGGACAGTCGCTTTGTGGACAAGCTCTGGCTACCAGACACCTTCATAGTCAATGCCAAATCTGCCTGGTTTCACGACGTCACTGTGGAGAATAAGCTCATTCGGCTGCAACCCGATGGGGTCATTTTGTACAGCATCAG GATCACCTCAACGGTGGCGTGCGACATGGACCTTACCAAGTATCCGATGGACGAACAGGAGTGCATGCTGGATTTGGAGAGCT ATGGCTACTCCTCAGAGGATATCGTCTACCACTGGTCCGAAAACCAGGATCAGATCCATGGCTTGGATAAACTCCAGCTTGCTCAGTTCACGATCACCAATTATCGATTCGCGACCGAAGTGATGAACTTCAAATCTG CTGGCCAGTTTCCCCGCCTGAGCCTCCACTTCCACTTGCGGCGGAATCGAGGTGTTTATATCATCCAGTCCTACGTGCCTTCCATACTCTTGGTAGCCATGTCGTGGGTTTCTTTCTGGATCAGCCAATCAGCGGTGCCTGCCCGGGTCTCGTTAG GTATAACTACAGTCCTCACCATGACCACCCTGATGGTGAGCGCTCGTTCTTCCCTCCCGAGGGCTTCTGCCATCAAAGCCTTGGACGTGTATTTCTGGATTTGCTACGTGTTTGTCTTCGCCGCGCTGGTGGAGTATGCCTTCGCTCATTTCAATGCCGACTACATGAAAAAGCAAAAAGACAAGCTGAAGACCAGCAGGCAGACCGGAGAG GTCAACGTGAAGAACGCCATTGTTATGTTTTCCCTTTCGATAGCTGGCGTCAACCAGGAGTTTGCTGTTTCAAACAGGCATCGCAGAGTTCCAAAAAACCTGCCTGGGGCGTTTGGTTCAGTCGAAGTAGAAACAGGAGAGACAAAGAAGCAACAGGAAACCAAGTCTGAGAAGAAATCCGGCCTGAAATCTCTCTTCAAGCCCATTGATGCAGACACCATTGACATATATGCTCGGGCTGTCTTCCCAGCAGCCTTTGCAGCAGTCAATGTCATCTACTGGGTGGCTTATACAATGTAA